Proteins from one Peromyscus eremicus chromosome 8a, PerEre_H2_v1, whole genome shotgun sequence genomic window:
- the LOC131917489 gene encoding LOW QUALITY PROTEIN: thioredoxin domain-containing protein 9-like (The sequence of the model RefSeq protein was modified relative to this genomic sequence to represent the inferred CDS: deleted 2 bases in 1 codon) — protein MEGNGSIDMFSEVLENQFLQAAKLVENHLDSEIQKLDQIGEDELELLKEKRLAALRKAQQQKQEWLSKGHGEYREVASERDFFQEVKESEKVVCHFYRDTTFRCKILDRHLAILAKKHLETKFLKLNVEKAPFLCERLRIKVIPTLALLRDGKTQDYVVGFTDLGNTDDFTTETLEWRLGCSDVINYSGNLMEPPFQSQKKFGTNFTKLEKKTIRGKKYDSDSDDD, from the exons ATGGAAGGGAATGGATCCATCGACATGTTCTCAGAAGTCCTAGAGAACCAGTTCCTCCAGGCCGCTAAGCTCGTGGAAAACCACTTGGACTCTGAAATTCAGAAACTGGATCAGATTGGTGAAGACGAGCTGGAACTCCTCAAAGAAAAGAGACTGGCGGCACTCAGGAAGGCCCAGCAGCAGAAACAGGAATGGCTTTCTAAAGGACATGGGGAGTACAGAGAAGTGGCCAGCGAGAGAGACTTCTTTCAAGAAGTCAAGGAGAGTGAAAAGGTGGTTTGCCATTTCTACAGAGACACCACATTCAGGTGTAAAATACTAGACAGACATTTGGCAATACTGGCC AAAAAACATCTTGAAACCAAGTTTTTGAAGCTGAATGTGGAAAAGGCGCCATTCCTCTGTGAAAGACTGCGGATCAAAGTCATCCCCACACTAGCACTCCTGAGAGACGGCAAGACACAAGATTATGTTGTCGGGTTCACCGACCTAGGAAATACAGATGACTTCACTACGGAAACTTTAGAATGGAGACTTGGCTGTTCTGATGTTATCAATTACAGTGGAAATTTAATGGAGCCACCATTTCAGAGCCAAAAGAAATTTGGGACAAACTTCACAAAGCTGGAAAAGAAAACTATCCGAGGAAAGAAATACGATTCAGATTCTGATGATGACTAG